A window of the Lactuca sativa cultivar Salinas chromosome 5, Lsat_Salinas_v11, whole genome shotgun sequence genome harbors these coding sequences:
- the LOC111889374 gene encoding violaxanthin de-epoxidase, chloroplastic, whose protein sequence is MALSLHTVFLCKEEALNLYARSPCNERFHRSGQPPTNIIMMKIRSNNGYFNSFRLFTSYKTSSFSDSSHCKDKSQICSIDTSFEEIQRFDLKRGMTLILEKQWRQFIQLAIVLVCTFVIVPRVDAVDALKTCACLLKECRIELAKCIANPSCAANVACLQTCNNRPDETECQIKCGDLFENSVVDQFNECAVSRKKCVPRKSDVGEFPVPDRNAVVQNFNMKDFSGKWYITSGLNPTFDAFDCQLHEFHMENDKLVGNLTWRIKTLDGGFFTRSAVQTFVQDPDLPGALYNHDNEFLHYQDDWYILSSQIENKPDDYIFVYYRGRNDAWDGYGGSVIYTRSPTLPESIIPNLQKAAKSVGRDFNNFITTDNSCGPEPPLVERLEKTAEEGEKLLIKEAVEIEEEVEKEVEKVRDTEMTLFQRLLEGFKELQQDEENFVRELSKEEKEILNELQMEATEVEKLFGRALPIRKLR, encoded by the exons ATGGCTCTTTCTCTTCACACTGTATTTCTCTGCAAAGAGGAAGCCCTCAATTTATATGCAAGATCACCATGTAATGAAAGGTTTCACAGGAGTGGACAACCTCCTACCAACATAATCATGATGAAAATTCGATCCAACAATGGATATTTTAATTCTTTCCGGTTGTTTACATCTTATAAGACAAGTTCTTTCTCAGATTCtagccattgcaaggataaatctCAGATATGCAGCATCGATACAAGTTTTGAG gaaataCAAAGATTTGATCTCAAAAGGGGCATGACTTTGATTCTTGAAAAGCAATGGAGACAATTCATACAATTGGCTATCGTATTGGTTTGCACATTTGTTATCGTTCCCAGAGTTGATGCCGTTGATGCTCTTAAAACTTGTGCTTGTTTACTCAAAGAAtgcag GATTGAGCTTGCAAAATGTATAGCAAACCCATCTTGTGCGGCAAACGTTGCCTGTCTACAGACTTGCAACAATCGTCCTGACGAGACCGAATGTCAG ATAAAATGTGGTGACTTGTTCGAAAACAGTGTGGTGGACCAATTCAACGAGTGTGCGGTTTCCCGAAAGAAATGTGTGCCCCGGAAATCGGATGTGGGTGAATTCCCGGTTCCGGATCGTAATGCAGTGGTTCAAAATTTTAACATGAAAGACTTTAGTGGGAAGTGGTATATAACAAGTGGTTTAAATCCTACATTTGATGCATTTGATTGTCAACTTCATGAGTTTCATATGGAAAATGATAAACTTGTTGGGAACTTAACATGGCGCATAAAAACTTTGGATGGTGGTTTCTTTACTCGATCTGCTGTGCAAACATTTGTTCAAGATCCAGATCTTCCTGGAGCACTTTATAATCATGACAATGAGTTTCTTCACTACCAAGATGACTG GTACATATTATCTTCCCAAATCGAAAACAAACCCGATGATTACATATTCGTATACTACCGAGGTCGAAACGACGCATGGGATGGATACGGTGGGTCCGTGATCTACACCCGAAGCCCGACACTCCCCGAATCGATCATCCCAAACCTACAAAAAGCAGCCAAATCCGTGGGTCGAGACTTTAACAATTTCATAACAACCGACAATAGTTGTGGGCCTGAGCCTCCATTGGTGGAAAGGCTTGAGAAAACAGCGGAAGAGGGCGAGAAGTTGTTGATAAAAGAAGCTGTAGAGATAGAAGAAGAGGTTGAAAAAGAGGTGGAGAAGGTTAGAGATACTGAGATGACTTTGTTTCAGAGGTTGCTTGAAGGGTTTAAGGAGTTGCAACAAGATGAAGAGAATTTTGTGAGGGAGTTGAGTAAAGAAGAGAAGGAAATTCTGAATGAACTTCAAATGGAAGCGACTGAAGTTGAAAAGCTTTTTGGGCGCGCGTTACCGATTAGGAAACTTAGATAA